A single region of the Gopherus evgoodei ecotype Sinaloan lineage chromosome 3, rGopEvg1_v1.p, whole genome shotgun sequence genome encodes:
- the EMILIN1 gene encoding EMILIN-1 has translation MTHRLCREISSGKSPRGQKFPWEPGLRVGRGDAEKMKQLEEKVQTLSKQLQELQATTEKALQEGSRAVELSLSGKQPADAAAQPEMKETLSKIQRHLQHLDNRISSHDAELTNLSNGQGPRAPQGGALLLQEVERLVQESCATCLAGSEGLQRQQAEDRERMRGLEKLISSVDQRNREAVESIQRHVSGLAGRLPKDCCSQLDELRGKVGELERRLGGVSGSFTMLNERLDHELASLAPAGAGQGGQVLEGRLVEMERRLNATQRSLEQHYAQRQPHLHSHLAGELSRRLSGAERELANVAGQLSGFQGHVHQALANLSQDVETLKDSVAKSVAVVTELQGQGVGCSQPCPTPHAPSLGSQGSQISNILSDLERRVQDNEGQLRTLGSNLHQLSSSGAGLASSLRALQAEEKKLRELVGVNGESLARLAAEIGKLETQLLRTGGSATDSTAGDLTLFFNRTGARLGQLEADLRGLSGAVQAEQRGCSQACAALQDEVGQLRGEVAACSCPLLPRKPEQGREPVEAHRPLDGFSVFGGTSAVDLKSLQGELSEVILSFSSLNDTLRGLQSTVDKHQTDLHELGSTKDRIIAEINKVQAEATERAAESEERLEGVTRQLHHLGGTLRGEAGECRRAAGGLEQRLAKLEGVCEQMDAVSGSLRKVKEGLSKHVTGLWGCLQEVNSTLRTHGALLDKLQDTHLGTVHPRLGALNASLLRLQGELHNLTRQDLAGPPGPPGPEGPMGRSGPPGPAGRDGEQGPVGPPGLPGEQGPVGGVASVPRIAFSAALTSQHVEPGTIPFDRLLVNDGDAYDPYSGIFTVPVAGRYFVSAVLTGHRNEKLEAVLSRSNQGIARSDSGGYQPEGLENKPVAENQPSPGSLGVFNLLLQLAAGETLCVDLVTGRLAHSSDEPLTVFSGVLLYPDEGGEAG, from the exons ATGACTCATCGGCTCTGCCGGGAGATCAGCAGCGGGAAAAGTCCCCGTGGGCAGAAATTCCCCTGGGAGCCGGGGCTGCGGGTTG GCCGGGGAGATGCGGAGAAGATgaagcagctggaggagaaggtgcaGACCCTGAGCaagcagctgcaggagctgcaGGCCACCACGGAGAAGGCGCttcaggaggggagcagggcagtggAGCTGTCGCTCAGTGGGAAGCAGCCGGCCGACGCGGCCGCCCAGCCCGAGATGAAGGAGACCCTCAGCAAGATCCAGAGGCATCTGCAGCACCTGGACAACCGGATCTCCAGCCATGACGCCGAGCTGACCAACCTCAGCAACGGGCAGGGGCCGCGGGCCCCGCAGGGAGGGGCActgctgctgcaggaggtggagcgGCTGGTGCAGGAGTCCTGCGCCACCTGCCTGGCAGGCAGCGAGGGCCTGCAGCGGCAGCAGGCCGAGGACCGCGAGCGCATGCGGGGCCTGGAGAAACTGATCAGCTCTGTGGACCAGCGGAACCGGGAGGCGGTGGAGAGCATCCAGCGGCACGTCAGCGGCCTGGCGGGGCGCCTGCCCAAGGACTGCTGCTCCCAGCTGGACGAGCTGCGCGGCAAGGTGGGAGAGCTGGAGCGGAGGCTGGGCGGCGTCTCTGGCTCCTTCACCATGCTCAACGAGCGCCTGGACCACGAGCTGGCTAGTCTGGcgccagcgggggcggggcagggcgggcAGGTGCTGGAGGGCCGGCTGGTGGAGATGGAGAGGCGCCTGAATGCCACCCAGCGCAGCCTGGAGCAGCACTACGCCCAGCGGCAGCCCCACCTGCACAGCCACCTGGCGGGGGAGCTGAGCAGGCGGCTCAGCGGGGCCGAGCGGGAGCTCGCCAATGTGGCCGGCCAGCTGAGCGGCTTCCAGGGCCACGTTCACCAGGCCCTGGCCAACCTGAGCCAGGATGTGGAGACGCTGAAGGACAGCGTGGCTAAGAGTGTGGCTGTGGTGacggagctgcagggccagggtgtggggtgcagccagccctgccccacgccccacgccccctctctgggcagccaggGCTCACAGATCAGCAACATCCTGAGTGACCTGGAGCGACGGGTGCAGGATAACGAAGGGCAGCTGCGCACCCTGGGCTCCAatctgcaccagctcagcagcTCTGGGGCCGGCCTGGCCAGCTCCCTGCGGGCCCTGCAGGCCGAGGAGAAGAAGCTGCGGGAGCTGGTGGGGGTGAATGGGGAGTCACTAGCACGCCTGGCGGCTGAGATCGGCAAGCTGGAGACCCAGCTGCTGCGCACGGGGGGCAGCGCCACCGACTCTACCGCCGGGGACCTGACACTCTTCTTCAACCGCACGGGGGCACGGCTGGGCCAGCTGGAGGCCGACCTGCGGGGGCTGAGCGGCGCGGTGCAGGCCGAGCAGCGCGGCTGCAGCCAGGCCTGTGCTGCCCTGCAGGACGAGGTGGGCCAGCTGCGCGGGGAGGTGGCGGCCTGCTCTTGCCCGCTACTGCCCAGGAAGCCAGAGCAGGGCCGGGAGCCCGTGGAGGCCCACAGGCCCCTGGACGGCTTCAGTGTCTTCGGGGGCACGTCGGCCGTGGACCTGAAGTCCCTGCAGGGCGAGCTGTCCGAGGTGATCCTGAGCTTCAGCTCCCTGAACGACACGCTGCGCGGGCTGCAGAGCACCGTGGACAAGCACCAGACCGACCTCCACGAGCTGGGCTCCACCAAGGACCGCATCATCGCCGAGATCAACAAGGTGCAGGCCGAGGCCACGGAGCGCGCGGCCGAGAGCGAGGAGCGGCTGGAGGGGGTGACGCGCCAGCTGCACCACCtgggcggcacgctgcggggcgAGGCCGGGGAGTGCCGGCGTGCGGCCGGCGGCCTGGAGCAGCGGCTGGCCAAGCTGGAGGGCGTCTGCGAGCAGATGGACGCtgtctccggcagcctgcgcaaGGTCAAGGAAGGGCTGAGCAAGCACGTGAcggggctgtggggctgcctGCAGGAGGTGAACAGCACCCTGCGCACCCACGGTGCCCTGCTCGACAAGCTGCAGGACACCCACCTGGGCACCGTCCATCCCCGCCTGGGCGCCCTCAACGCCTCTCTGCTGCGCCTGCAGGGCGAGCTGCACAACCTCACGCGCCAGGACCTGGCAG GCCCCCCCGGCCCACCTGGACCCGAAGGCCCCATGGGAAGATCGGGTCCCCCAGGGCCCGCAGGCAGAGATGGAGAACAAGGCCCCGTGGGACCCCCAG gGCTCCCTGGCGAGCAAG GCCCGGTAGGCGGGGTGGCCTCGGTGCCCAGAATCGCCTTCTCAGCCGCGCTGACATCCCAGCACGTGGAGCCCGGCACCATCCCCTTCGACCGGCTGCTGGTGAACGACGGGGACGCCTACGACCCCTACTCCG GTATCTTCACGGTGCCCGTGGCCGGGCGTTACTTCGTCAGCGCCGTGCTGACGGGGCACCGGAACGAGAAGCTGGAGGCCGTGCTGTCGCGCTCCAACCAGGGCATCGCCCGCAGCGACTCGGGGGGCTACCAGCCCGAGGGCCTGGAGAACAAGCCCGTGGCCGAGAACCAGCCCAGCCCCGGCTCCCTGGGCGTCTTCaacctgctgctgcagctggcggCGGGCGAGACGCTCTGCGTGGACCTGGTGACAGGCCGGCTGGCCCACTCCTCCGACGAGCCGCTCACCGTCTTCAGCGGGGTGCTGCTGTACCCGGACGAGGGGGGCGAGGCCGGCTAG
- the OST4 gene encoding dolichyl-diphosphooligosaccharide--protein glycosyltransferase subunit 4 — protein MVTDVQLAIFANMLGVSLFLLVVLYHYVAVNNPRKQE, from the coding sequence ATGGTGACCGACGTGCAGCTCGCCATCTTCGCCAACATGCTGGGCGTGTCGCTCTTCCTGCTCGTGGTTCTCTACCACTACGTGGCTGTCAACAACCCCAGGAAGCAGGAGTGA